CGTGCCGGAACCCGCGCCCGACCTGGACGACCTGACCACCGCGATCGAGGACTTCACCACGATCTTCATCCGGCTGCCGTCGGTCCGCCGGTTCAACTTCTCGACGCTGTCGGTCCTGCACACGCTCGCGCGCCGGGGCCCGTTGCGGCTGACCGACCTGACCGCCACCGAGCAGCTCAAGCAGCCGGCCCTCACCAGCCTGGTCGCGAAGCTCGAACGCGACGGCCTGGTCTCGCGGGCCCCGGACCCTCGGGACGGACGCGCGGTCCTGCTCTCGCTCACCGACGCCGGGCAGGCGATCGTCGCCTCCCGCCGCGTCAGCCGCGTCGAGCGCCTGGCCGAGCTCGTGG
The Kribbella italica DNA segment above includes these coding regions:
- a CDS encoding MarR family transcriptional regulator → MPEPAPDLDDLTTAIEDFTTIFIRLPSVRRFNFSTLSVLHTLARRGPLRLTDLTATEQLKQPALTSLVAKLERDGLVSRAPDPRDGRAVLLSLTDAGQAIVASRRVSRVERLAELVDQLNDEERALLSDSVRVLKRLTEIATL